The segment GCCAGCAGCGTGCCGCCCGCCTCCCGGGCGACGACCAGCACCGGGCGGTCCTTGCCCCGGCCGTCGTTCTCCTCGTAGGGCACCCAGGTCCACACGATCTCGCCGGGGTCCGGGTCGCCGTCAGGGTCCGGCGCATAGGTCATCTTCACGGCGCCGACCGAGCGCGGCCGGGCCTCCACGGTGGCGGTGGGGCCCTGGCTGCCGGGCAGCGCGTCGGGCTCGTCGGATGCAGGGAATGAAGTCGTCACGGGGCCACGCTAACCGCCGTCCCGCAGGCGCCGGTCAGCGGTCCGCGCCCGGCGTCTCCACGGTCGATTGTCAGTGGTCGGCCGTACGGTTTCTACAGCGGGGGACGGCCGTCGGGCCGCCCGGGGAGGGGGAGAGAGATGTCCGGGGCCGCGAGATATCCGGCGCTTTCACAAGAGGGCTGCGGCGCCCATGAGTTGCTTCGGCAGCCCGTCTGGGAGCGGCCGCCCGACGAGGACGAACCCGCGTGCCGGGAAGGCCACTTCGGACGCCGCGGACGCTCACTCCGGTCCGCTCCAGGCCGGCCGGCGGGGATCGTCGGCCCGTACGACCACATCGGCCGCCTCCTCGGGCCGGGTCTCGGCCTCGTAGCGCGCGAAGGCGGGCAGTGTCCAGCGCTCGTCCTCCGGGGTGCGGCGGGCGAGCGCGGCCGGCGACAGCTTCAGGTGGACCGAGAGATCGAAGGGAAACCAGTGACCGAGCAGCAGGGGACCGTGCAACAGCAGGACGCCGCCGGGCGGCAGCTCCACGTACGCACTGCGGGTCGCCCGGTCCGCCACCGGATCCCACAGGTCCGGGAGCACCCGCCCGGTGCCGCCCGGCTCCAGCGGCTGGAAGATCTCGCGCCACAGCGCCTGCCGGTCGAACCACTCGTCGTGGTAGGCGTCGGGATCCTCCCGGCCGTATTCGAGCCGCAGCGAGGCGGGGCGCAGAAAGCCGAAGGTGCCGGCCTTGTGCACCGCCCGCCCCCGCAGCCGCAGCTCCTCGGCGAGCCGGGCGGCCAGCTCACCGGGCGACGCGGCGGGAGCCCCGTCGACGGCCACCCGCAGCCACGGGCTCCCGTCCTTCGCCGGCATCGCGACCAGCCGCTCGGCGAGCGCGTCGGTGAGCCGTTCCCAGGTGATCGCTTCGAGCCGCACCCCGCCATTCTGCACGGCCGCCCGGCGCGGGCCGCCTCATGAGGGGACGGGCGGCCGGGGGCCGCGCGTCAGGCCTGGTCCGCGGACGGGCTGGCCGCTCCGTAGCGGCTGAGTTCGGCCGCCGCCTCCTTCGTCGCCTCGATGACGCCGTCGGGGGCCACCGGCATCACGGACTTGAGCTTGAGGAGCAGGACCGCGCCCATGATGGAGCCGTCCCACATGATCGGCGCCGCGCAGGAGTTCCAGCCGGCCATGCACTCCTCGTACCCGAGGGCGTAGCCGAGGTCGCGAACCTCCGCGAGGGAGTCCAGCAGGGCGCCGTTGTCGCGGAAGACACCGGGTCCCGCCTGGTCGGGTACGGGCTCGGCCAGCACCCGCTGCTGGAGCACCTCCGGCAGGTAGGCGAGGATCGTCCGCCCGGAGGCGCCGGTGCGCAGGGAACGCGTCACGGACAGCACATCGCGTGGCGTCATGCCCAGCTCCGCGAGGTCGGAATCGCCGACGGCCATGTCGACGCACTGCCGTTGGGCACCGGAGAACGGGGCCACCATGTAGAGGAACGCCAGCCCGCTGTCGGTGGCCGTCCGCAGTTCGCGGAGCACCGTCTGCGAGATCTCGCCGTCGATCCGGTGGTCGAGCGCGGTGAAGGCGAGCTGTGCGGCCGAGGTCCGCAGCCGGTAGAGGCCGCGGTCCACCCGCTCGAAGATGCGCTGGTAGATACCGGACTGAAGGATGCGGTAGACGACGGAGTCGTCCAGGCCGGTGAACTCGGCGATCTCACCGGGCCCGTGGGCGGATCCGCCCAGCTCGGCGAAGGCAGTCTGGACGAGGAAGACCCGCTCGGCATGGCCGGATCCCGATGCCCGGGAGCCCGCGGACGTCATGCCCTTGGGCGCCTGGCGCGTCTTCTTGGAGTGGCCCGCGGTGCGCGGCGCCACGCCGGTGGCGGGCTCGGCGGCCGGGGCCGGCGATCCCGTGGCTGCGGTGCTGTGACCCATCGTGTGCTCTCTCCCCTGGCGGTGATCCGCGCCCGAAGGCGCGCGGCATGTGCGGCACGGGCCGCCCCCTTTGCCCGCTGCTCCCGATGGACGGCCCCGGGCGGTGCTCCCGCGCCCCCGGTACCCGTCCGGTCCCCCGGGCCGCCCGTCTTACCGGGTGACGTCGAGCGCCAGCTTCCCGGTCGGGGTGCGGGCGGCCAGCTCGTGGTGCGCCCGTGCCGCCTCCCCGAGCCCGTAGACGGCGCCGGTCAGCGGCTTGAGGGTGCCCTCGGCGACCGCGTCGAACAGGGCCCGCATGGACGTCGGCAGCGCCGTACGGTCCGCGTAGAGCTGCGGCAGCCAGAAGCCGGAGACGGTGAGGCTCCGTTCCATCAGCTCCCGGGTGGGCACGCTCGCCAGCTCGCCGCCCGCGAAGCCGTACACCGCGAGCCGCCCGCGCGGCGCGACAGCGGCAAGGGTCCGCTCGAAGGTGGCGCCACCGGTCATCTCCAGCGCCGCCGCCACGGGACCGCCGGCCGCGTCCAGGATGCGCTCCGTCAGGTCCTCGGCGGTCGAGTCGACCACCGCGTGGGCGCCCAATTCGGCGGCCAGTTTGCGCTTTTCCGGGGAGCCGGCGAGACCGATGACCTTGGCGCCGGCGCGCGCGGCGAGCTGGACGGCCAGCGACCCGACGCCGCCCGCCGCGGCGGGCACCACTACGGTCTCGCCCCCGGTGAGACGCAGCGAGGTGAACAGCAGATGCCAGGCGCTGTTGCCCTGGAGCGCCAGGGCGACGGCCTGTTCGTCACTGATGGCGTCGGGGACGTCCCAGGTGACGCGGCGGTGCAGCAGCGTCCGTTCCGCGTATCCGC is part of the Streptomyces platensis genome and harbors:
- a CDS encoding IclR family transcriptional regulator domain-containing protein, with the translated sequence MGHSTAATGSPAPAAEPATGVAPRTAGHSKKTRQAPKGMTSAGSRASGSGHAERVFLVQTAFAELGGSAHGPGEIAEFTGLDDSVVYRILQSGIYQRIFERVDRGLYRLRTSAAQLAFTALDHRIDGEISQTVLRELRTATDSGLAFLYMVAPFSGAQRQCVDMAVGDSDLAELGMTPRDVLSVTRSLRTGASGRTILAYLPEVLQQRVLAEPVPDQAGPGVFRDNGALLDSLAEVRDLGYALGYEECMAGWNSCAAPIMWDGSIMGAVLLLKLKSVMPVAPDGVIEATKEAAAELSRYGAASPSADQA
- a CDS encoding quinone oxidoreductase family protein, with translation MRAIVMREFGGPDVLRLEDVPEPAPRGGHALVDVALAGINYADVHARGDSYLAPVELPYVPGNEVVGTVDGGRRVVGLCRGGGYAERTLLHRRVTWDVPDAISDEQAVALALQGNSAWHLLFTSLRLTGGETVVVPAAAGGVGSLAVQLAARAGAKVIGLAGSPEKRKLAAELGAHAVVDSTAEDLTERILDAAGGPVAAALEMTGGATFERTLAAVAPRGRLAVYGFAGGELASVPTRELMERSLTVSGFWLPQLYADRTALPTSMRALFDAVAEGTLKPLTGAVYGLGEAARAHHELAARTPTGKLALDVTR
- a CDS encoding uridine kinase; this encodes MRLEAITWERLTDALAERLVAMPAKDGSPWLRVAVDGAPAASPGELAARLAEELRLRGRAVHKAGTFGFLRPASLRLEYGREDPDAYHDEWFDRQALWREIFQPLEPGGTGRVLPDLWDPVADRATRSAYVELPPGGVLLLHGPLLLGHWFPFDLSVHLKLSPAALARRTPEDERWTLPAFARYEAETRPEEAADVVVRADDPRRPAWSGPE
- a CDS encoding type II toxin-antitoxin system PemK/MazF family toxin, yielding MTTSFPASDEPDALPGSQGPTATVEARPRSVGAVKMTYAPDPDGDPDPGEIVWTWVPYEENDGRGKDRPVLVVAREAGGTLLAVQLSSKRHNNDREWVPIGAGPWDRAGRDSWVAVDRVLRVHPAGMRREACALDRGRFNLVGNRLRERYGWR